A genomic window from Chloroflexota bacterium includes:
- a CDS encoding universal stress protein: MMMNGKVVIPVDGSAVSESAVPFAGLVARRTGAAVVLLRVLIEPEARTYASLTAAAESEAFIDSQLVGVRGILLQMNIEPRIVVERVPREGGQPAVAIAAVARAEGADLVVMGTHARSGASRITHPRVAESVVQASPCPVLLIPPGAPFDWTTARPFRVVIALDGSPSSEEILGPARELVHALGGDVALVRAVQPPKWWSMRGASRRANLEEAATQARTYLVEVADRSLGPETVGSMAVMVQDPARAILESARKSGARLIAMATRCRTGLAGMVDRSAARTVLRMSHTPMLLMGPGSASRVAA, encoded by the coding sequence ATGATGATGAATGGAAAAGTGGTGATCCCAGTCGATGGATCAGCCGTCTCGGAGTCGGCCGTGCCGTTTGCTGGACTCGTCGCGCGCCGCACTGGGGCGGCTGTCGTGCTGTTGCGCGTCCTCATCGAGCCCGAGGCGCGCACGTATGCATCGTTGACGGCCGCCGCGGAGAGCGAGGCGTTCATCGATTCGCAGCTTGTCGGCGTGCGCGGGATTCTTCTGCAAATGAACATCGAGCCGCGCATCGTCGTTGAGCGCGTTCCCCGGGAGGGTGGCCAACCGGCCGTGGCGATCGCGGCTGTGGCGCGAGCGGAAGGGGCGGATCTCGTCGTGATGGGGACGCATGCACGATCTGGCGCGAGCCGGATTACGCATCCGCGGGTGGCGGAGAGCGTGGTGCAAGCGAGCCCGTGTCCCGTCCTCCTGATCCCGCCCGGCGCGCCGTTTGACTGGACGACCGCGCGTCCATTCCGGGTCGTCATCGCGCTCGATGGCTCGCCGAGTTCTGAAGAGATCCTCGGGCCCGCGCGCGAGCTGGTCCACGCACTCGGTGGCGACGTCGCCCTCGTGCGGGCGGTGCAGCCGCCCAAGTGGTGGAGCATGCGCGGCGCGAGCCGGCGAGCCAACCTCGAGGAGGCGGCGACCCAGGCGCGCACGTACCTGGTAGAGGTCGCGGACCGCTCCCTCGGTCCGGAAACCGTTGGGTCGATGGCCGTCATGGTGCAAGATCCGGCTCGGGCCATCTTGGAATCCGCGCGAAAATCCGGTGCGCGGCTCATCGCGATGGCTACGCGCTGTCGAACGGGGCTTGCGGGCATGGTCGACCGCAGCGCAGCGCGCACCGTGCTGCGCATGTCGCACACGCCGATGCTTCTGATGGGCCCTGGAAGCGCATCCCGCGTGGCAGCGTGA
- a CDS encoding ABC transporter permease, translating into MSFYTEPLIAVDRFRASAQPYLLALPFPVRSAVRRWRGMVGMVVGVGAALGLVMALMGMIGSGMQQIIGDFDQSGANLYITANGAQIIPMQHGTSPGTIDQAGAILSKVRTIPGVRGAVGVLSWTLQRQREGKAWRNFPTEMIPTFAVDGEATEIENFVVMRKGRWFQRGNEVVLGQGIAGSKSLGLGDSLRLNGQDFEIVGIGKLRTFGPTGDNVAYVDARALRQHGVVGDVLTYVAVQTSAPQLVRNVVSDFLSIRARSPEEIIDETVKSQDYQGAMALYWVLDAFILFVAVMFVSNMLGRSVAERRVEFGTLRAIGLPSRTILLSVAAEGVLIMLASYVFGFVLSIGLGEAVNAWIARPLHYDRLFAVDATMYAAIFAATMGLGIVAAYFPARAATHVDPLEVLRGV; encoded by the coding sequence GTGTCGTTCTATACGGAGCCGCTCATTGCGGTTGATCGATTCCGGGCGTCGGCCCAGCCATACCTCCTCGCACTCCCGTTTCCCGTTCGCAGCGCCGTGCGGCGCTGGCGGGGAATGGTGGGCATGGTCGTCGGGGTGGGGGCAGCCCTCGGCCTCGTGATGGCATTGATGGGGATGATCGGCTCCGGCATGCAGCAGATCATCGGCGACTTCGACCAGTCCGGCGCAAACCTCTATATCACGGCGAACGGGGCGCAAATCATCCCAATGCAGCATGGGACGAGCCCGGGAACCATTGACCAGGCAGGCGCCATTCTCTCGAAAGTCCGCACGATTCCGGGGGTTCGTGGCGCCGTGGGCGTGCTCTCTTGGACGCTGCAGCGCCAGCGGGAGGGGAAGGCCTGGCGCAACTTTCCAACCGAGATGATCCCGACGTTCGCGGTCGACGGCGAAGCGACCGAGATCGAGAATTTCGTCGTGATGCGAAAGGGACGGTGGTTTCAACGGGGGAACGAGGTCGTCTTGGGCCAGGGTATCGCCGGGAGCAAGTCCCTCGGCCTGGGCGACTCCCTGCGTCTCAACGGTCAGGACTTCGAGATCGTCGGCATCGGAAAGCTGCGAACCTTCGGACCGACCGGCGACAACGTCGCCTATGTCGACGCCCGGGCGCTTCGCCAGCACGGAGTCGTCGGCGACGTCCTGACATATGTCGCCGTGCAGACCTCGGCGCCGCAGCTCGTGCGGAATGTCGTGAGCGACTTTCTGTCCATCCGGGCGCGCAGCCCGGAAGAGATCATCGACGAGACGGTCAAGTCACAGGATTATCAGGGGGCGATGGCCCTCTACTGGGTCCTCGACGCATTCATCCTCTTCGTCGCCGTCATGTTCGTGAGCAACATGCTGGGTCGATCCGTCGCCGAGCGGCGAGTTGAGTTCGGAACGCTTCGCGCCATCGGACTGCCCAGCCGAACGATCCTGCTCAGCGTCGCGGCCGAAGGCGTCCTGATCATGCTGGCCTCGTACGTATTCGGGTTCGTCTTGTCGATCGGCCTCGGTGAGGCGGTGAACGCGTGGATCGCCCGTCCGCTCCACTACGATCGCCTGTTCGCCGTAGACGCCACGATGTACGCGGCCATTTTCGCAGCAACGATGGGTCTGGGAATCGTCGCGGCCTACTTTCCCGCGCGCGCTGCAACGCACGTGGATCCGCTCGAAGTGCTGCGGGGAGTCTGA